From Streptomyces yatensis, one genomic window encodes:
- the pcaH gene encoding protocatechuate 3,4-dioxygenase subunit beta, whose translation MALTQSDIDRELAHIRESYDTARAEGAPAADHPPRDFPPYRSSVLRHPQQPLVAVHGDPETVELHTPVFGHTDITAIDNDLTAQHQGEPLGERITVSGRLLDSRGRPVRGQLIELWQANASGRYAHLRDQHPAPLDPNFTGVGRTLTGDDGSYRFTTIKPGAYPWRNHENAWRPAHLHFSVFGSAFTQRLVTQMYFPGDPLFGYDPILQSVTDPSARQRLVAAYDHALSQPEWSLGYRWDIVLDGPSATWIEEGR comes from the coding sequence ATGGCTCTCACCCAGTCCGACATCGACCGCGAACTCGCCCACATACGGGAGTCGTACGACACGGCGCGCGCCGAAGGTGCTCCCGCCGCCGACCATCCGCCGCGCGACTTCCCCCCGTACCGCAGCAGTGTGCTGCGCCACCCCCAACAGCCGCTGGTCGCGGTCCACGGCGACCCGGAGACCGTGGAGCTGCACACCCCCGTCTTCGGCCACACCGACATCACCGCGATCGACAACGACCTCACGGCACAGCACCAGGGCGAACCGCTCGGCGAGCGCATCACCGTCTCCGGACGGCTCCTGGACAGCCGGGGCCGCCCCGTCCGCGGCCAGCTCATCGAGCTGTGGCAGGCCAACGCGTCGGGCCGCTACGCCCATCTGCGCGATCAGCACCCCGCGCCGCTCGACCCCAACTTCACCGGTGTGGGGCGGACGTTGACCGGCGACGACGGCTCGTACCGCTTCACCACCATCAAGCCGGGCGCCTATCCGTGGCGCAACCACGAGAACGCGTGGCGCCCCGCGCATCTGCACTTCTCCGTCTTCGGCTCGGCGTTCACCCAGCGCCTGGTCACCCAGATGTACTTCCCCGGCGATCCACTCTTCGGCTACGACCCGATCCTGCAGTCGGTGACGGACCCGTCGGCGCGGCAGCGGCTGGTCGCGGCGTACGACCACGCGCTGTCGCAGCCGGAGTGGTCGCTGGGCTACCGCTGGGACATCGTGCTGGACGGGCCGTCCGCCACCTGGATCGAGGAGGGCCGCTGA
- a CDS encoding CoA-transferase subunit beta — MNATPTGTTGFTSDELMEVNAARALADATTCFVGIGLPSTAANLARATVNPGLVLIYESGTIGSKPTRLPLSIGDGELADTADAVISVPEMFNYWLQGGRIDVGFLGAAQVDRYANINTTVVDRGPDKPEGRLPGAGGAPEIASNCGKVLMVLRHSTRNFVQRLDFVTTLGHGSGPGDRKKLGMPGAGPVAVITDLGVLRPDPATAELVLTALHPGVTVEQVRAATGWELTVADTVDTTEPPTPDELAALRALKAAGKPAKETR, encoded by the coding sequence ATGAACGCGACCCCCACCGGCACGACCGGGTTCACCAGCGACGAGCTGATGGAGGTCAACGCCGCCCGCGCCCTCGCCGACGCCACCACCTGCTTCGTCGGCATCGGGCTCCCCAGCACCGCCGCCAACCTCGCCCGCGCCACCGTCAACCCCGGCCTCGTCCTCATCTACGAATCCGGGACCATCGGCTCCAAGCCCACCCGGCTCCCGCTGTCCATCGGCGACGGCGAACTCGCCGACACCGCCGACGCGGTGATCTCGGTGCCGGAGATGTTCAACTACTGGCTGCAGGGCGGCCGGATCGACGTCGGCTTCCTCGGCGCCGCCCAGGTCGACCGCTACGCCAACATCAACACCACCGTCGTCGACCGCGGCCCGGACAAGCCCGAGGGCCGCCTCCCCGGCGCGGGCGGCGCCCCCGAGATCGCCTCCAACTGCGGCAAAGTGCTGATGGTGCTGCGCCACTCCACCCGCAACTTCGTGCAAAGGCTGGACTTCGTGACGACCCTGGGCCACGGCAGCGGCCCCGGCGACCGTAAGAAGCTCGGCATGCCGGGCGCCGGACCCGTCGCCGTGATCACCGACCTCGGGGTGCTCCGCCCCGACCCGGCCACCGCCGAGCTGGTGCTCACCGCACTGCACCCGGGCGTCACCGTGGAGCAGGTGCGGGCCGCCACCGGCTGGGAGCTGACCGTCGCGGACACCGTGGACACCACCGAGCCGCCCACCCCCGATGAGCTGGCGGCGCTGCGCGCCCTCAAGGCCGCCGGGAAGCCCGCGAAGGAGACCCGATGA
- a CDS encoding MarR family winged helix-turn-helix transcriptional regulator codes for MGGAVDLNTHPGHLARRFQQAHSLLWGAMVSEEITSPQFAVVNALTERPEIDQRTLSEHVHLDRSTIADLVARLARRGLLERVRDPNDGRRNVLRLTEEGAMVHRKLVRRTARMNRVFLSPLDETERETLLRLIARVTDAAEELRA; via the coding sequence ATGGGCGGCGCGGTGGATCTGAACACGCACCCCGGGCACCTGGCCCGCCGCTTCCAGCAGGCGCACTCCCTGCTGTGGGGCGCGATGGTCTCCGAGGAGATCACCTCGCCGCAGTTCGCGGTGGTCAACGCGTTGACGGAGAGGCCGGAGATCGACCAGCGGACGCTGAGCGAACACGTCCACCTCGACCGCTCCACCATCGCCGACCTGGTCGCCCGGCTGGCCCGCCGGGGCCTGCTGGAGCGGGTCCGCGACCCGAACGACGGCCGCCGCAATGTCCTGCGGCTGACGGAGGAAGGGGCGATGGTCCACCGGAAGCTGGTCAGGCGGACGGCGCGGATGAACCGGGTCTTCCTGTCCCCGCTGGACGAGACGGAGCGCGAGACGCTGCTGCGGTTGATCGCCCGGGTCACGGATGCGGCGGAGGAACTGCGCGCGTAG
- a CDS encoding thiolase family protein, with protein sequence MSPTPLRDVYIVDAVRTPVGKYGGALAGVRPDDLAAHVVRGLLARIPDLDPARIDDVYFGNANGAGEDNRDVARMAVLLAGLPVTVPGATVNRLCASGLEAVLQAARAIAVGDAHIALAGGVESMSRAPWVLPKPERAFPAGHQQMYSTTLGWRMTNPEMPPEWTVALGEGAELIADKHGITREAQDAFAFGSHEKAARAWKDGAYDAEVLPYPDSDLLRDESIRDSTSTEALAKLKPAFRKPGGTVTAGNSSPLNDGAAALLLVDEEGLKATGREPLARIGASAVTGIEPQYFGLGPVEAVRRALTKAGRSFADLATLELNEAFAAQVLGCLAEWSAEDPGFDPAIVNPRGGAIAIGHPLGASGARLTGAVAHQLAARGSGTGLATLCIGVGQGLALVLER encoded by the coding sequence ATGAGCCCCACTCCCCTGCGTGACGTCTATATCGTCGACGCCGTCCGCACCCCCGTCGGCAAATACGGCGGCGCGCTGGCCGGAGTGCGCCCCGACGATCTGGCCGCCCATGTGGTGCGCGGCCTGCTCGCCCGCATCCCCGACCTCGACCCGGCACGCATCGACGACGTCTACTTCGGCAACGCCAACGGCGCGGGCGAGGACAACCGCGATGTCGCCCGCATGGCCGTGCTGCTGGCCGGGCTGCCCGTCACCGTGCCCGGCGCGACCGTCAACCGGCTGTGCGCCTCGGGCCTGGAGGCCGTGCTGCAGGCCGCCCGCGCGATCGCGGTCGGCGACGCCCATATCGCCCTCGCGGGCGGGGTGGAGTCGATGAGCCGCGCCCCCTGGGTGCTGCCCAAGCCCGAGCGCGCCTTCCCCGCCGGACATCAGCAGATGTACTCCACGACCCTCGGCTGGCGGATGACCAACCCGGAGATGCCGCCGGAGTGGACCGTCGCCCTCGGCGAGGGCGCCGAGCTGATCGCCGACAAGCACGGCATCACCCGCGAGGCGCAGGACGCGTTCGCGTTCGGCAGCCATGAGAAGGCGGCGCGGGCGTGGAAGGACGGGGCGTACGACGCCGAGGTGCTGCCGTACCCGGACAGCGATCTGCTCCGCGACGAGTCCATCCGCGACTCCACCTCGACCGAGGCCCTGGCCAAGCTCAAGCCCGCCTTCCGCAAGCCCGGCGGCACGGTCACCGCGGGCAACTCCTCGCCCCTCAACGACGGCGCGGCCGCGCTGCTCCTCGTCGACGAGGAGGGGCTGAAGGCCACCGGACGCGAGCCGCTGGCCCGGATCGGCGCCTCCGCCGTCACCGGTATCGAGCCGCAGTACTTCGGGCTCGGCCCGGTCGAGGCCGTACGCCGCGCCCTTACCAAGGCGGGCCGCTCCTTCGCCGATCTGGCCACGCTCGAACTCAACGAGGCGTTCGCCGCGCAGGTGCTGGGCTGTCTCGCCGAATGGTCCGCCGAGGACCCCGGCTTCGACCCCGCGATCGTCAACCCGCGCGGCGGCGCCATCGCCATCGGCCACCCGCTCGGCGCCTCCGGGGCCCGGCTCACGGGGGCCGTCGCCCATCAGCTCGCCGCCCGCGGCTCGGGAACGGGCCTGGCCACCTTGTGCATCGGCGTCGGACAGGGCCTGGCCCTCGTCCTGGAGAGGTAA
- the pcaB gene encoding 3-carboxy-cis,cis-muconate cycloisomerase: MSSGSSRPSDGHDVGLLSPVRAGSAVEAATGDTAFVQAMLDAEAALACVVAPAGAAEAVAGAARVELYDVRDLALRARSGGNPVIPLVADLTAAVAHTDGEAAPYVHRGATSQDIVDTAMMLVAARALPLIVADLDRTAAELARLAAAHRDTPMPGRTLTQHAVPTTFGLKAAGWRALVLDARDRLAALRPPAQLGGAAGTLAAFGEGAGLLARFAEAAGLAEPQLPWHTLRTPVADLGSTLAFTVGALGKVAADVLVLSRTEIGEVAEGAGGGSSAMPHKSNPVRATLMAAAARQAPGLAAILLGALAAEDERPGGAWHAEWQPLRELLRLAGGSARDAVELTSGLKVFPERMAEHLRLTDGLIVSERIAAELGEVVGRARAKELLSEASRRVAEGGVGLAEALAGALPAERLRELMDAGAYVGAAPALVDRALGRDA, from the coding sequence TTGAGTTCCGGTAGTTCTCGCCCCTCGGACGGCCATGACGTGGGGCTGCTGTCCCCGGTGCGGGCCGGGTCGGCGGTGGAGGCCGCCACGGGCGACACCGCGTTTGTGCAGGCCATGCTGGACGCGGAGGCCGCGCTGGCGTGCGTGGTGGCACCGGCCGGGGCGGCGGAGGCGGTGGCGGGCGCGGCCCGCGTCGAGCTGTACGACGTACGCGATCTGGCGCTGCGCGCCCGCTCCGGGGGCAACCCGGTCATCCCGCTGGTCGCCGATCTCACGGCGGCGGTGGCCCATACGGACGGCGAGGCCGCGCCGTATGTCCACCGGGGCGCGACCAGCCAGGACATCGTGGACACGGCCATGATGCTGGTGGCCGCGCGTGCGCTGCCGCTGATCGTGGCCGATCTGGACCGTACGGCGGCGGAACTGGCCCGGCTCGCCGCCGCGCATCGCGACACCCCGATGCCCGGCCGCACCCTGACCCAGCACGCCGTGCCCACCACCTTCGGACTGAAGGCGGCGGGCTGGCGAGCGCTCGTCCTGGACGCCCGCGACCGGCTCGCGGCGCTGCGGCCACCCGCCCAACTGGGTGGCGCGGCGGGCACGTTGGCCGCCTTCGGGGAGGGGGCCGGGCTGCTGGCGCGGTTCGCCGAGGCGGCCGGGCTGGCCGAGCCCCAGCTGCCGTGGCACACCCTGCGCACCCCCGTCGCCGACCTGGGCTCGACGCTCGCCTTCACCGTGGGGGCGCTGGGGAAGGTGGCGGCGGATGTGCTGGTGCTGTCGCGGACGGAGATCGGCGAGGTGGCCGAGGGCGCGGGTGGCGGATCGTCCGCGATGCCGCACAAGTCGAACCCCGTACGCGCCACGCTGATGGCCGCCGCGGCCCGTCAGGCCCCGGGGCTCGCCGCGATCCTGCTGGGCGCGCTCGCCGCGGAGGACGAACGGCCGGGCGGGGCCTGGCACGCCGAGTGGCAGCCGCTACGGGAGCTGTTGCGGCTCGCGGGGGGCTCCGCCCGGGACGCGGTGGAGCTGACGTCCGGTCTGAAGGTGTTTCCCGAGCGGATGGCCGAGCATCTGCGGCTGACGGATGGTCTGATCGTGAGCGAGCGGATCGCGGCCGAGTTGGGGGAGGTCGTCGGCCGCGCCCGGGCGAAGGAACTGCTGAGCGAGGCGTCGCGGCGGGTCGCGGAGGGGGGTGTGGGGCTGGCGGAGGCGCTCGCGGGTGCGTTGCCGGCGGAGCGGCTGCGTGAGCTGATGGATGCGGGCGCGTATGTGGGTGCGGCCCCGGCCCTGGTCGACCGTGCGCTGGGGCGCGATGCGTAA
- the pcaG gene encoding protocatechuate 3,4-dioxygenase subunit alpha yields the protein MAERLVPGEKLVPEQGLAPEQGHAPERRLAPTPSHTVGPFYGYALPFPDGGEMAPAGHPDALTLHGYVYDGEGAPVPDALIELWQAGPDGSLAGAGGSMRRDPVTGGFLGRNGVDFTGFGRIATDADGHWTARTLPPGGPAAPAAPYISVCVFARGLLHHLFTRVYFPGNAEANAADPLLAALDPARRETLVATAGSPPGTYRFDIRLQGEGETVFLEFR from the coding sequence ATGGCCGAGAGGCTCGTACCCGGCGAGAAGCTCGTACCCGAGCAAGGGCTCGCACCCGAGCAGGGGCATGCACCGGAGCGAAGGCTCGCGCCCACCCCCTCCCACACCGTGGGCCCCTTCTACGGCTATGCCCTGCCCTTCCCCGACGGCGGCGAGATGGCCCCCGCGGGCCACCCCGACGCCCTCACCCTCCACGGCTACGTCTACGACGGCGAGGGAGCGCCCGTCCCGGACGCGCTGATCGAGCTGTGGCAGGCGGGCCCGGACGGCTCGCTCGCCGGCGCCGGCGGGTCCATGCGGCGCGACCCGGTGACCGGCGGCTTCCTCGGTCGCAACGGCGTGGACTTCACCGGTTTCGGCCGGATCGCCACCGACGCGGACGGCCACTGGACGGCCCGTACGCTGCCGCCGGGCGGCCCGGCCGCGCCCGCCGCCCCGTACATCAGCGTGTGCGTCTTCGCCCGGGGGCTGCTGCACCACCTCTTCACCCGCGTGTACTTCCCCGGGAACGCCGAGGCCAACGCCGCCGACCCGCTGCTCGCCGCGCTGGATCCGGCGCGCCGCGAGACGCTGGTGGCGACGGCGGGGTCCCCGCCGGGGACGTATCGCTTCGACATCCGCCTGCAGGGCGAAGGGGAGACGGTCTTCCTTGAGTTCCGGTAG
- a CDS encoding CoA transferase subunit A → MADIRSLQDAVADLVHDGDTLAMEGFTHLIPYAAAHEVIRQGITDLTLVRMTPDVIYDQLIGAGLVRKLVFSWGGNPGVGSLHRLRDAVENGWPRPLELDEHSHAGMANRYVAGASKLPFAVLRGYRGSDIPTRTDTVSTVVCPFTGEELAAVAALNPDVTVIHAQQADRAGNVQLWGLTGVQKEAALAAERVLVTVEEIVEELTPRPGGIVLPTWVIDAVSVVPGGAHPSYAAGYSTRDNTFYQAWDPIARDREAFTQWIDENVRTTEGALTR, encoded by the coding sequence ATGGCCGACATCCGAAGCCTGCAGGACGCCGTGGCGGACCTCGTCCACGACGGGGACACCCTCGCGATGGAGGGCTTCACCCACCTGATCCCGTACGCCGCCGCGCACGAGGTCATCCGCCAGGGCATCACCGATCTGACCCTCGTCCGGATGACGCCGGACGTCATCTACGACCAGCTCATCGGCGCCGGACTCGTCCGCAAGCTGGTGTTCTCCTGGGGCGGCAACCCCGGCGTCGGCTCGCTGCACCGCCTTCGCGACGCCGTCGAGAACGGCTGGCCGCGGCCGCTGGAGCTGGATGAGCACAGCCACGCGGGCATGGCGAACCGCTATGTGGCGGGCGCCTCCAAGCTGCCGTTCGCCGTGCTGCGCGGCTATCGCGGCAGCGACATCCCGACCCGTACGGACACCGTCTCCACCGTCGTCTGCCCCTTCACCGGGGAGGAGCTGGCCGCCGTCGCGGCGCTCAACCCCGACGTCACCGTCATCCACGCCCAGCAGGCCGACCGCGCCGGCAATGTGCAGCTCTGGGGGCTCACCGGCGTGCAGAAGGAGGCGGCACTCGCGGCCGAGCGGGTGCTGGTGACCGTGGAGGAGATCGTCGAGGAGCTGACGCCACGCCCCGGCGGGATCGTCCTGCCGACCTGGGTGATCGACGCGGTCTCCGTCGTCCCCGGCGGTGCCCACCCCTCCTACGCCGCCGGGTATTCGACCCGCGACAACACCTTCTACCAGGCATGGGACCCGATCGCCCGCGACCGCGAGGCGTTCACCCAGTGGATCGACGAGAACGTGCGCACCACCGAGGGAGCTCTCACCCGATGA